Sequence from the Ereboglobus luteus genome:
GGGAGCGAGCTCGCATCTGGCCGACGGTCGCGAAAATATGCACTTTGTTTCGCGCATGGACGCGGCGGCGGCGCTGTATCACGCGGGCAAGGTGCGGCATTTGCTTGTGAGCGGGGACAATCACAGCGCCGATTACGACGAGCCGACGGCGATGAAAAACGCGCTTGTCGCGCGCGGTGTGCCGGCGGGGGCGATCACGTGTGATTTCGCGGGATTTCGCACTTATGATTCGGTTGTTCGCGCGAAGGAAATTTTTGGCCTGTCGGATCGCGTGATCATTGTCACGCAGCGTTATCACAATACGCGCGCCGTGACGCTGGCGCGCGCGAACGGAATCGGCGCAATCGGCTTTTGCGCACGCGACGTGGTTTTTCGCCATTCGGTCCGCACGGAAATCCGCGAGATTGTTTCGCGCACATTCGCGATGCTGGAGATTTATATATTTCCGCACAAACCGCGCCATCTCGGACCTCGCGAGCCGATTGTTTTGTCCAAGGTTCCGGCAGGAGCACCGCAACTTGGGATGCAGTGATAGATTGAGCTTTTCGATGTGAACTATCGCGGGGAGATGCTTTTTGGTAGGGCGAACCCTCCGGGTGAGCCGGGAATGTTTCGGCTCACCCGGAGGGTTCGCCCTACCAAAAGATGCGACTGAGCAAATCGAACATGCTCGCGACTATATTTCGTCCGGTTTTTTTCGGGTGTTGTGTTCACCTCGCGTTGCGACCTTCAATCCGGTCACCCGAAATGAATCGCAATGATATTGGCGGGAGTCCCGGTTACGGGGTGGGCGGCGTGCTTGTTGTCACGTTTATGAGGGGCGGCGTGACGAGGAGTTGTGAGTTGAGGCCGGGGAGTCGTTCGGAGAATTCGTCGTCGGGGTCGCCTGGCGAAGGGTGCGCTGCACCATGCCCATTTTGGCGTCGAGGTTGTCGACCATAGAAACGAAGACGGCCTCGGGCGTGGCGGCGTAGATGGCCGCGCCCCATTCGGGTTCGCCTTGGTGCGAGAGGATGATGTGTTCGAGGCGCTCGAGGAGGTCGGCGTTGAGGCGGGCCTTGAGTCCGTGTTTGCGGGCGATCTGGTAGCCGAGGACGACGTGGCCCTGAAGGATGCCCTTGCGCGAGCGGCGCGTGGCGAACGCGCCTTCATATTCGATGGTCTTGCCGGTGTCGTGAAGGAGGATGCCGGCCATGGCGAGGTCGGGGTTAATTTCGGGATAGACGGGGAAAAGCGCCTTGGCGGCGCGCGCCATGTGCGTGGTGTGCTCAAGCAGGCCGTGGCGGTAGGCGTGGTGCATGGCGACTGCGGCGGCGGAGGCGCGAAAGGCGTCGCCGATTTCCTCGAAGACGCCGCGCACGGTCATGCGGAGTTCGTCGTGCGCGATGGAATCGATGTAGGCTTGGAATTCGGCCCAGAGCGCGTCGGCGTTTTCGGGCGGGGTTTCGACAAGATTTTCGAGCAGGTTGGGATTTTGGACGAGTTCCTCCTCGGTCAGCGGGGTGAGCTTGAGGATTCTGGGCGAGAGGCGTCCGTTGAAGTGATCGACGCGGCCCTCGATGCAAACGGGCGAACCCTCGGCGAGCGATCGGGTGGTGTCGAACTGCGGATGATCGGCGAAGAGATTGGCATTGAACGAACCGGTGCGATCGCCGACTTCGATTGAGAGAAACGGATTGCCATTCGACGCGGTCTTGGCCGTGCAGCGCTTGAGAATGTAGGTGCCGGTGAAAGGCGCGCCTGAAGGCGTGTCTTGTGAGCGAAGGTCGCGGACGGTGAGCTGGGGGGAGGTGGAGTCGGGCATGGTGGAAAAATTAAGATAATAAACTTTGCACAGAAGGAAACGTCGGGAGCCGTAGGTTTTTGTGGGGCAAGCGAGTGTTTATGGAGTGATTATGTGTTCTGTCGTTTCGAAAATAGTGCTAATTTTTGCAGAAAATCGACCGTCGGATGCTGTGAGAATATGCCGATTCTATGCGGAGGAATAAATCTAATATTCGTTCCGAATGGAGTGCTTTTGTTTAGTGTAATAGTGATCATTTCCGGGCTAAGGCGGTGATTTTTCACGGAAACTATGTCACAGATATCGACGACAATTTCTTTGGTCAGACCCTTGATGTGGAGGGCATTGGTTTCGGAATTATAAAATACATCTTTTAAGGGAAAAAGCGCAAATGCGAATAATGCCATGAGAATTATAATAAGGAAAATGGATGCAGTATAACTCTCATTGAATCCAAGCCATCCAAGCACCATGCATAATAGGGGAAAGATGACCTTCCAGAAAAATGTAGCACGTGATGAAAGGCGAAGCATGGGGCATGCAGTTTTGGGTCGATTGATCTTATGTCGAATATTTCTTCACCAACTTCGTGTAATCTTTGAATGCCGGGTGCTCGGTGGTGCCCACCACGCTGTAGAAGATGGTTTCCGAGGGGAGGGCGTAGGCACCGAGGCGGATCAGGGCGGCGAGGGCTTCGCGGGCGTCGTCGGGGCGGCGGGCGCTTAGGCAGTCGGTGAGGAGCGTGACTTGCAGGTCGCTGTTGATGGCGTCGAGCGCGGTTTGATAGACGCAGATCGGGGTCTCGATGCCGCAGAGGATGAGGTGCTCGACTTTGTGTTTTTCGAGGAGGGTTTCGCGGATGCCGTCGTCGGCCAGCGCGGAGAAGGTGTTTTTGGCGAGTTGCTGCGGTTTGCGGCGCGTGCCTCCGGCGGCGGCTTTTAGGAATTGCGGCGCGGTGGGGCCGAGTTTTTGCGGGACTTGCTCGGTGAAGGCAACGGGGATGCCGAGCAGGCGCGCGGCTTCGATGGCGAATTCGCAGCGCGAGGAAAGTCGCCCGGCGTCGGGCATGGCTTTCAGGAAGATATCTTGCAGGTCGATGCAGAGCAGGAGGGCGCCGGGGATGGGGGAAGACATGGAGGAGAGGATGGAGGAGGCGGGAGGAATCGGAATTGATTAACCACGGAGGACACGGATGAGCACGGAGAGGTGGAAAGGCAGAGTTCTTTTTTCTATTCGGGACTCTGTGTCTCTCCGTGCTCTCTGTGGTTAATTTTTTGCTATCAGAGCCGATACTTGGATTTGAAGGGGTTTATGTTGGCCTTCTTTTTGACGGCTTTGTTGGCGGCGAGGTGCTCCAGGATTTTGAATGCGAGCTCGGGATCGCCGCCGACTTGCGCGGCGAGTTGCTCGGCGGTGGCGGGCTTGGCGTCGGGCGCCCGGAGCGCGGCCATGAGTTTTTGCTTGAGGGCGATCACGGCGGTGGCGGCCTTCTTGCCCGCCTCGACGCCGGGTTGGTGATAGGCGTTGATATTGACCAGGTTCGCGTAGAGGCCGACGGCGCGCTCGTAGAGGGCGATCAACATGCCGAGTGTGCGCGGGGAGATGTCGGCGACGGTGATCGTGATCGAGTGACGGTCTTTTTCGGTGAGCGCGGCGCGGGTGCCGAGGTAGAAGCCTTGCAGGTAGTCGCCTGTGGTGATGCCGGGCTCGACCTCGATGGCGGTCTTGGCAGGGCGGTCCTTGAGGACTTCGATGAAGGTGATGAAGAAGTTGTTCACGCCCTCGCGGAGTTGCTGCACGTAGGCGTGCTGGTCGGTGGAGCCTTTGTTGCCGTAAACGGCGATGCCTTGGTTGACGACGGCGCCGGCGAGGTCGAGTTCCTTGCCGAGCGACTCCATGACGAGTTGCTGGAGGTAGCGCGAGAAGAGGAGCAGGCGGTCCTTGTAGGGGAGGATGACCATGTCCTTCGCGCCGCGTCCGTCGGTCGCGTAGTGCCACATGAGGGCGAGGAGGGCGGCGGGGTTGCGCGCGGTGTCGGCGCGGCGGGTGACTTCGTCCATGGCGGCGGCGCCGGCGAGCATGGCGTCGATGTCGATGCCTTGGAGCGCGGCGGGGAGAAGGCCGACGGCGGAGAGTTCGGAGGTGCGGCCACCGACCCAGTCCCACATGGGGAAGCGGGCGAGCCAGGCTTCGGCGGTGGCGGTTTGGTCGAGCTTGCTGCCGGCGCCGGTGATGGCGATGAAGTGCTTGGCGTAGTCGAGCTTGGCGGCGCGGAAGGCGGCGGCGGCCTCGAGCTGGCCGTTGCGGGTTTCGACGGTGCCGCCGGATTTGGAGATGACAATGACGAGGGTGCGGTCGAGGCGGCGGCGGAGCGTGTCGAGCACGTAGTCGATGCCGTCGGGGTCGGTGTTGTCGAAGAAGTGGATGTCCATTTTGTCGCGGCGGGGCTGGCCGAGGGCGTGCTGGACGAGTTGCGGTCCGAGCGCGGAGCCGCCGATGCCGACGACGAGCAGGTCGGTGAACTTCTTGCCGGTGGAGCCCTTGATTTCGCCGGAGTGGATTTTGGCGGCGAAGTCCTTAATGGAGGCGAGGGTGCCGGTGATGGCGTCGCGGAGCTCGGCGGTGGGGGCGAGGGCGGCGTTGCGGAGCCAGTAGTGGCCGACCATGCGGTTTTCGTCGGGATTGGCGATGGCGCCGCGCTCGAGCTCGGCCATGGCGGCGATGGCGCGCTGCGCGGCGGGTTCCATGTTCGCGAAGAAATCGTCAGGGAACGGGATGCGACTGATGTCGAGCGAGAGGCCGAGCGAGGCGTTGTTGTAGTAGTATTTTTGGAAGCGTTGCCAGGTCATGATGAGTGTGGTCTACGAGTTTGCGAGTGGTTTGACATGCGGAATGAACCGCGGAATTGAAAGTTTGAGAGTTTGGATGGTGAAAATACAGGAGAAAAGCCGTTTGTTTTTCGGGGCGACACAAGCCGGATTTCAGACCTTGCTGAACGCCGGCGCGCTTGATGCGCATTCCGCGTGAACTAGGCGTTTTTGCCGAGGCAGCGGAGGGTCATTTCCCGCAGGACCTGCTCCTGTTCGCTGGAGCGGCGGATGATTTCCTCGAAGGCGATCAGGAATTCCTGCTGGTTGTCGATGAGATCCTTCATGGACGGAAGCCGCGAGGCGAGGCGGCCGAGATACCAGGTGTTTTGGCTGAACAGGTTAAAATTGGTTTTCTCGGTGACGCCGGCGAAGTGGCGTCCGTAGGAATCGGGCGAGGCGAGTTTTTCGAAGGAGGATTTGTCGATGCCGTAATTGCCCATGCGCAGGTCGCCGGCATGGACGAGGGCGCGGATTTGAAGCAGCAGGCGGTTGCGGCCTTGAAGCGAACTGATGAGCGGGCGGGCGTCGCCGCCGTTGAAGAAGTGGCGGTGAATGGCGTCGAGTGTGCGCTGGAGGTTTCCGCTGAAAAATGCCTCGGTGGCCTCGAAGAAATCGCCCTCGGCGATATTGGGCGTGAGTTCGGCGATGTGGGCTTCCTCGATCACGGTTTCGCCGTCGTTGAGGTAGTTGGCGAGTTTGTGGACTTCCTCGATGAGGAGGCGCGTGTTGAGGCCGATTTTGGCAAGGAGGAGCGGGAGGGCGTTGGCGCCGAAAGTGACGCCGAGGGTTTGCGCTTCCGCGGTGACAATGGGGGCGAATGCCTCGGGCTTGTTCTTGTCGGATGAATCCCCGCCGCAAAGGGTGAAGTCCGCGTTTTTCTCGCACCATTTGTAGAAGCTGCGGCGCTTGTCGATGGGCGCGGCGGTGATGAGGATGGCGACTTGCCCGGGGTTGTTGGCGGCGAGGATTTCCCGGAGGTTGTCGACTTGGGCGAGCGTTGACTCGGCGCGCCCGGTCTGGTTGTCGGCGAGGAAGGTGACGTCCTTGAGCCAGACGAGGCGGCGGTCGCCGAACATGGAGATGGTCTGCACACTGTCGCGGAAGCGGTTCACGGCGGCCTCGACCTCGGCGACGTTGTTGGCGGTGCCGTTGATGATTTCGCGTGAAAACTCGTCGGTGATGGTCGCGGCGATTTCATCGTAGCGCGCCTTGCCTTCGCGGCTGACGAGAAAATCGTCGGCGCCGCAGATGAAGATAAAGGGTTTGGCGGAAGCTGGCATGTCGTCCCCAAGATGCGAACGGCGGCGCGGGGTAACAAGAAAGAATCAAGTTTTCGGGCGATTTAATCGCGGGAGGGCGGGGCGCGCCGCGACCGGTCAGCCTTTTTTCTTTTTCTTGATTTTGGGTTTGGGCGGCACGCGGTTGATCTTCACGTCGACGGCCTCGAAGCCGTCCACATGCTCAAGAATGTTGTCCCGCTGCACTCCGTTGAAAACGCTGTCGCGCACGGTGATGTTGCTGATGGGCGATTTCGCAAAACCGCGGAGGTAGAAGGCATACGAGCTGGACTGGCTTGTCATGTTTTCGATCACGACATTGCGGAGGACGGGCGTGTGCGCGCCTTTCGCGCCTTCCTCGTAATTAAAATCGACGTGCACGACGGCGTCGGCGACCTGGCCGACCTGAATGTTGCGGAAGTAGATGTTTTCGATCACACCGCCGCGCACGGCGTTTGTTTTGAATCGGAGCGCGCGGTCGAGGTGCGGGCTGTCCATCCGGCAGTTTTCAACAAAGACGTTGCGGCAGCCGCCGGAGATTTCGCTGCCGATGGTGACGCCGCCGTGGCCGTCTTTCATCACGCAGTTGCGGATGATGATGTTTTCAGAGGGGACGTTGACGCGGCGTCCGTCGTTGTTGCGTCCGGACTTGATCGCGATGCAGTCGTCGCCGGTGTCGAAATACACGTCCTCGATGAGCACATCGGCGCACGATTCGGGGTTGCAGCCGTCGTTGTTGTGGCCGTGGGAGATAATTTTCAGGCCGCGCACGGTTACGTTTTGGCAGAGCACGGGGTTGATTTCCCAGAAGGGCGAGCGGAGGATCGTCACGCCTTCGATGAGGATGTTTTTGCAGTTGTAAGGCTGGATGAAGGGCGGGCGGAGGTTTTCGCCCTTGCCGTAGATGCGTTTGCGCGGGTCCATTGTTTCGATGGGCTCGTCGGCCTGGCGCATGAGGGTGTTGCGGCTGTCGGAGCCAGGCGGCTGGCCGGGCACGCGGTTTTTGGAGAGGTCGTGCATGGCCCACCAAGTGTCGTCGGTGGCCTGTCCGTCGAGCGTGCCCTTGCCGGTGATGGCGATGTTTTCCTGTCCGTGGGCGTAGATGAGCGGCGAGAAGTTCATGAGCTCGACGCCTTCCCAGCGCGTGAAAATATTCGGCATGTAGCGGTCGGGGTCGTTGTAAAATAGGAGCGTGGCACCCTCGGCGAGGTGGAGGTTGATGTTGCTTTTGAGGTGAATCGGTCCGGTGAGAAACGTGCCCGCGGGGACAAGCACCGTGCCTCCGCCGGCGGCGGCGCAGGCGTCGATTGCCTTGCGGATGGCCTCGCTCGAGTCGCCCTTTCCATCGGCCGTCGCCCCGTATTTGGTTATTGGATACACGCGGTCGGGAAACGAGGGCGCCTTGATGCGCGCGAGAATCTTGGGAACCCCGGCCCAAGGGTCGGGCGCGCCGCCGGCGGAAACAAAATCGGGCGCGCAGGCCGCGATGAATGCGGCGGCGGCGAGGATGCGTGTGAGGATGTGTTTCATGGGTGGTTTTGTTTTTTTGCGAACGGAAAGTCAGCCTAGGTTTTTGGGGCCGAAGGCGCGCGGCAGCAAGATGTCGAGCGTTGTGTCGAGGAGGTCGTCGCTGTCACAAATGGAGATAACGCGGGCTTGCGGGCCGAATTCGTTGATCACCTGGCGGCACGCGCCGCAGGGCGAGGAGGCGGTTTTTGTGGGCGTGTAAACGACGACGCAGCGCACCTCGCGCTCGCCTCCCGCGACCGCGGTGAAGATGGCGGTGCGCTCGGCGCAGTTGCACAGGCCGTAGGATGCGTTTTCGACATTGGCGCCGGTGTAGGTTTTGCCGGAGCCGGCGAGGATTGCCGCCCCGACGGGAAACCCGCTGTATGGGGAGTGGGATTTTTTCGCCGCGGCTCGCGCGAGTTTCTTCAAACGCTGCACGGTTGCGGAGGGAATCTTTTTCATGGGACGAAAAGTGTGAGGTTGGGGAGATGAAAAAACTAAATTAGGACACGTGGCAATTGTTTCCGTATCGCCCTCAAAAGTCTTGCGCTTTTTCCCCGTCAAGACGTGCTCAATGCAACTCCCATGAACTGGCTCTTCGAACAGTCCACCATTGATGACATCAAACGTGTTTCGTTGCATATCGTCGGACACCTGCCCAAGGCGCTCGTTTACATAGTATTCATCACGGTATTGTATTTCATCGCCAAGCGGCTGCTGCTCTTTTTGTCGATGCGCACCAGCGCCACGTTTGCCGAGCCCATGCGGCGCGCGACCAAGTATTTTTTTGTTTTTGTCGGCGTGATCGCCGTGTTCGGCGCGTTCGAGGCCGACCTCGGCAGCCTTTGGGCGATGATCG
This genomic interval carries:
- a CDS encoding SanA/YdcF family protein, giving the protein MRFFTRKQETDAPTPLHRRIRWLRVAGALSVASVLFVAFANYYIITANRDYIYDDIAVVPACDVGLVLGASSHLADGRENMHFVSRMDAAAALYHAGKVRHLLVSGDNHSADYDEPTAMKNALVARGVPAGAITCDFAGFRTYDSVVRAKEIFGLSDRVIIVTQRYHNTRAVTLARANGIGAIGFCARDVVFRHSVRTEIREIVSRTFAMLEIYIFPHKPRHLGPREPIVLSKVPAGAPQLGMQ
- a CDS encoding 3'-5' exoribonuclease YhaM family protein, with product MPDSTSPQLTVRDLRSQDTPSGAPFTGTYILKRCTAKTASNGNPFLSIEVGDRTGSFNANLFADHPQFDTTRSLAEGSPVCIEGRVDHFNGRLSPRILKLTPLTEEELVQNPNLLENLVETPPENADALWAEFQAYIDSIAHDELRMTVRGVFEEIGDAFRASAAAVAMHHAYRHGLLEHTTHMARAAKALFPVYPEINPDLAMAGILLHDTGKTIEYEGAFATRRSRKGILQGHVVLGYQIARKHGLKARLNADLLERLEHIILSHQGEPEWGAAIYAATPEAVFVSMVDNLDAKMGMVQRTLRQATPTTNSPNDSPASTHNSSSRRPS
- a CDS encoding isochorismatase family protein; amino-acid sequence: MSSPIPGALLLCIDLQDIFLKAMPDAGRLSSRCEFAIEAARLLGIPVAFTEQVPQKLGPTAPQFLKAAAGGTRRKPQQLAKNTFSALADDGIRETLLEKHKVEHLILCGIETPICVYQTALDAINSDLQVTLLTDCLSARRPDDAREALAALIRLGAYALPSETIFYSVVGTTEHPAFKDYTKLVKKYST
- a CDS encoding glucose-6-phosphate isomerase, which produces MTWQRFQKYYYNNASLGLSLDISRIPFPDDFFANMEPAAQRAIAAMAELERGAIANPDENRMVGHYWLRNAALAPTAELRDAITGTLASIKDFAAKIHSGEIKGSTGKKFTDLLVVGIGGSALGPQLVQHALGQPRRDKMDIHFFDNTDPDGIDYVLDTLRRRLDRTLVIVISKSGGTVETRNGQLEAAAAFRAAKLDYAKHFIAITGAGSKLDQTATAEAWLARFPMWDWVGGRTSELSAVGLLPAALQGIDIDAMLAGAAAMDEVTRRADTARNPAALLALMWHYATDGRGAKDMVILPYKDRLLLFSRYLQQLVMESLGKELDLAGAVVNQGIAVYGNKGSTDQHAYVQQLREGVNNFFITFIEVLKDRPAKTAIEVEPGITTGDYLQGFYLGTRAALTEKDRHSITITVADISPRTLGMLIALYERAVGLYANLVNINAYHQPGVEAGKKAATAVIALKQKLMAALRAPDAKPATAEQLAAQVGGDPELAFKILEHLAANKAVKKKANINPFKSKYRL
- the holA gene encoding DNA polymerase III subunit delta, translated to MPASAKPFIFICGADDFLVSREGKARYDEIAATITDEFSREIINGTANNVAEVEAAVNRFRDSVQTISMFGDRRLVWLKDVTFLADNQTGRAESTLAQVDNLREILAANNPGQVAILITAAPIDKRRSFYKWCEKNADFTLCGGDSSDKNKPEAFAPIVTAEAQTLGVTFGANALPLLLAKIGLNTRLLIEEVHKLANYLNDGETVIEEAHIAELTPNIAEGDFFEATEAFFSGNLQRTLDAIHRHFFNGGDARPLISSLQGRNRLLLQIRALVHAGDLRMGNYGIDKSSFEKLASPDSYGRHFAGVTEKTNFNLFSQNTWYLGRLASRLPSMKDLIDNQQEFLIAFEEIIRRSSEQEQVLREMTLRCLGKNA
- a CDS encoding glycoside hydrolase family 28 protein gives rise to the protein MKHILTRILAAAAFIAACAPDFVSAGGAPDPWAGVPKILARIKAPSFPDRVYPITKYGATADGKGDSSEAIRKAIDACAAAGGGTVLVPAGTFLTGPIHLKSNINLHLAEGATLLFYNDPDRYMPNIFTRWEGVELMNFSPLIYAHGQENIAITGKGTLDGQATDDTWWAMHDLSKNRVPGQPPGSDSRNTLMRQADEPIETMDPRKRIYGKGENLRPPFIQPYNCKNILIEGVTILRSPFWEINPVLCQNVTVRGLKIISHGHNNDGCNPESCADVLIEDVYFDTGDDCIAIKSGRNNDGRRVNVPSENIIIRNCVMKDGHGGVTIGSEISGGCRNVFVENCRMDSPHLDRALRFKTNAVRGGVIENIYFRNIQVGQVADAVVHVDFNYEEGAKGAHTPVLRNVVIENMTSQSSSYAFYLRGFAKSPISNITVRDSVFNGVQRDNILEHVDGFEAVDVKINRVPPKPKIKKKKKG
- a CDS encoding cytidine deaminase, whose amino-acid sequence is MKKIPSATVQRLKKLARAAAKKSHSPYSGFPVGAAILAGSGKTYTGANVENASYGLCNCAERTAIFTAVAGGEREVRCVVVYTPTKTASSPCGACRQVINEFGPQARVISICDSDDLLDTTLDILLPRAFGPKNLG